One region of Quercus lobata isolate SW786 chromosome 2, ValleyOak3.0 Primary Assembly, whole genome shotgun sequence genomic DNA includes:
- the LOC115976279 gene encoding protein LONGIFOLIA 2-like: protein MPAKVLHTLTDENQDLQKQIGCMNGFFQLFDRHHFLTGRRINSDNHKRLPPGQNDKKATELSNASQTTTEKIPKKLVKEKQRVSTESSKSSFSSSSCSSSFSSLDHNKTAQIETSSFNQTIFPETPTQSTNQPNVSLQLRQPSLDLRDIVKDSIYREARALSVKTGGKEEATGNTLIYIDSPRPLQAPKSVKPRATGLNDSFRILAKLREAPRNYKEQRDGFTLSSPNDAPRLSYDGRISQDAYKSTIKLKELPRLSLDSRQGSIRGSAPEPKSNFLLKDLQRRNGNSGNMLNHQQEPEISKRPSSIVAKLMGLESTPQSTSTSENSLEIMSSCQADKYDRFSEATDETKQNRISRSPRNSQDHISPRLKNADSVMRPTSGSRFPIEPAPWRQPEGSQSSELPAFMYGETTIKAPNCPSVYGEIEKRLSELEFKKSGKDLRALKQILEGMQKTKDALDTKRERAANFASQTSKNSSSYQSSNLASPRKLQNKDPISATIKGSPSPKSHKSPAVIMKPVNLIRRTSDPASSMIPTENMSVIRKPHGSADGRKFSMQSAKDLVSRNNHIQGPFSRLNCATDKTISVRTSKSASALKLPRHIIGENNTCSATVSPRLQQRKFGLQKQSPPPTVPSSDSSKTNRQHTKQPVGPNSPGRKVRPRSPNLQQCNEQLSEISSAIRDLSHEIDAISLKSESSINFNSHMDTELTEVTSTNQSDKINTTFFQQDGQKQSSLEGFREDRLMAEPAIATMEQPSPISVLDATFYRDESPSPVKKISNAFKDYEALNPDEGEWNPEDLAQLPKCTKPSFSADIDNKKLENIQHFVQNLRQIYCTEEEPITNYIAPLHESTNSDHRYISEILLASGLLRDLDFGLMTIQLQASSHPIDYKVFLALEQKKAGAGLLNDTQHDIRLVKSEPTEKIQRKLTFDAVNEILVRKLLLEGPHQHWFLPNKLAGRKPRGQQLLEELCSEVDRLKNNNLNRSLDEEDDSLRSIILEDLRHRSMDWIDCHCEISGVVLDVERLIFKDLITEVLNSEVAALQGRPGGHCRKLFSKYGI, encoded by the exons ATGCCTGCAAAGGTTTTGCATACCTTAACAGATGAAAATCAAGATCTGCAGAAGCAGATTGGATGCATGAATGGATTTTTTCAGCTTTTTGACCGCCATCATTTCCTTACCGGCCGACGTATCAACAGCGACAACCACAAGAGACTTCCTCCAG GTCAAAATGACAAGAAGGCAACAGAGCTCAGCAATGCATCACAAACAACTACA GAAAAAATCCCGAAGAAGCTTGTAAAAGAGAAACAGAGGGTCTCGACAGAATCAtccaaatcctccttttcatCTTCCTCATGTTCATCTAGCTTCTCATCTCTTGATCATAACAAAACAGCTCAGATTGAGACATCTTCATTCAACCAAACAATTTTCCCTGAAACCCCCACTCAGTCCACGAACCAGCCAAATGTTTCTTTGCAGTTAAGACAGCCATCCCTTGATCTCCGAGACATTGTCAAAGACTCCATATACAGAGAAGCCCGTGCATTGTCTGTAAAAACTGGTGGTAAGGAGGAAGCAACGGGTAATACCTTGATATACATAGACTCCCCAAGGCCCTTGCAGGCACCCAAATCTGTCAAGCCCAGAGCTACTGGTCTCAATGATTCCTTTCGCATTCTTGCTAAGCTCCGGGAAGCACCTAGGAATTACAAGGAACAGAGAGATGGTTTTACGCTTTCATCACCGAACGATGCACCTCGGCTCTCTTATGATGGAAGGATATCACAAGATGCATACAAGTCTACCATAAAGCTCAAAGAACTCCCAAGGCTATCATTGGACAGCAGACAAGGCTCCATAAGGGGTTCTGCACCTgaaccaaaatcaaattttcttttgaaggaTCTGCAGAGAAGGAATGGAAACTCTGGCAATATGCTTAACCATCAACAAGAGCCAGAAATTTCAAAACGACCATCTAGCATTGTGGCAAAGTTGATGGGATTGGAATCTACCCCACAGTCAACATCAACCAGTGAGAATTCATTAGAAATTATGAGTAGCTGCCAAGCTGATAAATATGACCGCTTCTCAGAAGCAACTGATGAAACCAAGCAAAATCGAATTTCCAGGTCCCCAAGGAATTCACAGGACCACATCTCACCCCGGTTGAAAAATGCTGATTCAGTTATGAGGCCCACCTCAGGTTCAAGGTTTCCAATAGAACCAGCTCCATGGAGGCAGCCAGAAGGCAGCCAAAGTTCTGAACTTCCAGCTTTCATGTATGGAGAAACTACCATAAAAGCCCCAAACTGCCCCTCCGTTTATGGTGAAATTGAGAAAAGGTTGTCTGAACTTGAGTTCAAAAAATCTGGTAAGGATCTCAGAGCACTCAAGCAGATACTCGAAGGAATGCAGAAGACTAAAGATGCATTAGATACCAAAAGAGAAAGGGCTGCAAATTTTGCATCTCAAACAAGCAAAAATAGCAGCTCTTACCAAAGCTCAAATTTAGCAAGCCCAAGAAAGCTACAAAATAAGGACCCAATTTCTGCCACAATCAAGGGGTCTCCTTCACCAAAGAGTCATAAATCCCCAGCTGTCATTATGAAACCAGTTAACCTTATCAGAAGAACAAGTGATCCTGCGTCCAGCATGATTCCAACTGAAAATATGTCAGTGATCCGGAAGCCTCATGGCAGTGCAGATGGGAGAAAGTTTTCGATGCAATCAGCTAAAGATCTAGTTTCAAGAAACAATCATATACAAGGCCCTTTCAGTCGACTGAATTGCGCTACAGATAAGACTATCAGTGTTAGAACCTCAAAATCAGCATCAGCCTTAAAGCTGCCTCGGCACATCATTGGAGAAAACAACACATGCTCAGCAACTGTGAGCCCGAGACTGCAACAAAGGAAATTTGGATTGCAGAAGCAGTCACCACCTCCCACCGTCCCATCATCTGATTCAAGCAAGACCAATAGGCAACATACTAAACAACCAGTAGGACCAAACTCCCCAGGTAGAAAAGTCCGACCAAGGTCTCCCAATTTGCAGCAATGTAATGAGCAATTGAGTGAGATCAGCAGTGCCATCAGAGATTTAAGTCACGAAATTGATGCTATTTCTCTGAAATCTGAGAGCAGCATTAACTTCAACTCTCACATGGACACAGAACTGACAGAAGTTACAAGCACCAATCAATCTGATAAGATCAACACTACCTTCTTCCAGCAGGATGGCCAGAAACAAAGT aGTCTAGAAGGGTTCAGGGAAGACAGGTTGATGGCAGAACCTGCAATAGCTACCATGGAACAACCGAGTCCTATCTCTGTTCTTGATGCTACATTTTACAGAGATGAGTCGCCATCCCCTGTGAAGAAGATATCAAATGCCTTTAAAG ATTATGAGGCTTTAAATCCTGATGAAGGGGAATGGAATCCAGAAGATCTAGCACAATTACCAAAGTGCACAAAACCCAGTTTCAGTGCAGACattgataacaaaaaattagaaaacatccaGCATTTTGTTCAGAATCTTCGACAAATATACTGTACTGAAGAGGAACCCATCACCAATTACATTGCACCCCTCCATGAGAGCACAAATTCAGACCACAGGTACATCTCAGAAATATTGTTAGCATCAGGTCTCCTCAGAGATCTTGACTTTGGTTTGATGACCATTCAGCTCCAAGCATCTAGCCACCCCATTGATTATAAAGTGTTCCTTGCGTTGGAGCAAAAAAAGGCAGGTGCAGGGCTTCTAAATGATACACAGCATGATATAAGGCTTGTTAAGTCAGAACCTACtgagaaaattcaaagaaaactcACATTTGATGCTGTTAATGAAATTCTAGTTCGCAAATTATTATTGGAAGGTCCTCACCAGCATTGGTTCTTGCCAAATAAGCTAGCAGGAAGAAAACCAAGAGGGCAGCAGCTTCTGGAAGAATTGTGTTCAGAGGTAGATCGGCTAAAGAATAACAACTTGAACAGAAGCCTAGATGAGGAGGATGACAGTTTGAGGAGCATCATATTGGAAGATTTAAGGCATCGATCAATGGATTGGATAGATTGCCATTGTGAAATTTCTGGGGTAGTGTTAGATGTTGAGCGGTTGATTTTTAAAGACTTAATAACAGAAGTTTTAAACAGTGAGGTAGCTGCTCTGCAGGGCAGGCCTGGTGGGCATTGCAGGAAGCTGTTTTCCAAGTATGGGATTTGA